From Vitis vinifera cultivar Pinot Noir 40024 chromosome 5, ASM3070453v1, the proteins below share one genomic window:
- the LOC100255642 gene encoding xyloglucan endotransglucosylase protein 1 gives MGFSSYEYSVLVLVLAMMVATASASNFYQDFDITWGDHRAKMFNGGQLLSLSLDKVSGSGFQSKREYLFGRIDMQLKLVAGNSAGTVTAYYLSSQGPTHDEIDFEFLGNLSGDPYILHTNMFTQGKGNREQQFYLWFDPTRNFHTYSVIWNPQQIIFLVDNTPIRLFRNAESMGVPFPKNQPMRIYSSLWNADDWATRGGLVKTDWSKAPFTAYYRNFRAYTSTSSNSFSNSAWQFQELDANSRRRLRWVQKNFMIYNYCTDYKRFPQGLPPECKNSKV, from the exons ATGGGGTTTTCTTCATATGAGTATTCAGTTTTGGTGTTGGTTTTGGCAATGATGGTGGCTACTGCCTCTGCTAGTAACTTCTATCAAGACTTTGACATAACATGGGGCGATCATCGCGCTAAGATGTTCAATGGAGGGCAGCTTCTCTCTCTGTCCCTCGACAAGGTCTCTGGCTCTGGCTTCCAGTCCAAGCGAGAGTATCTATTTGGGAGGATTGATATGCAACTCAAGCTTGTTGCTGGCAACTCTGCTGGCACTGTCACTGCCTACTAT TTGTCGTCTCAGGGACCGACACACGATGAGATCGACTTCGAGTTCTTAGGAAACCTTAGTGGGGATCCATATATCCTGCATACTAATATGTTCACTCAAGGGAAAGGGAACAGGGAGCAACAGTTCTATCTCTGGTTCGACCCCACTAGAAATTTCCACACCTATTCTGTCATCTGGAACCCCCAGCAGATCAT TTTCTTGGTGGATAATACTCCCATAAGACTATTCAGAAATGCAGAATCAATGGGTGTTCCCTTCCCCAAGAACCAACCAATGAGAATTTACTCGAGCCTATGGAATGCGGATGACTGGGCCACAAGAGGAGGGTTGGTGAAAACTGATTGGTCCAAAGCCCCCTTTACAGCATACTACAGGAACTTCAGAGCCTACACCTCCACCTCCTCAAACTCATTCTCTAATAGTGCATGGCAGTTCCAAGAGCTTGATGCCAACAGCCGAAGACGACTGAGATGGGTTCAGAAAAATTTCATGATTTACAACTATTGCACCGACTACAAACGCTTCCCTCAAGGCCTTCCTCCTGAGTGTAAAAACTCAAAAGTTTAG